A region from the Candidatus Methanomethylicota archaeon genome encodes:
- a CDS encoding putative CRISPR-associated protein: MNTHLVICGTSIIENYSKLQTISDEDKYICLNDNELLKRSNPNDPFFIKVYNYLIKDPWKACAELNSMRKYLDEKLVDEVYLYHTDTGKGKFCASMIEKYLSDNYNLKVSKIRVEGFGIKEFFEDGLVNLLDKLMSKIHDLIENGNKVYLNATGGFKPENAITVIVASLLNINEIYYIHERFAEPIKLPILPITINPKYINLLKEIYENHKLYGFTIKSYIEEKYGSKIINELKNRNLVKEENGKIILRKWTEIMMKYVKL, translated from the coding sequence ATGAATACTCATTTAGTAATATGTGGTACTTCAATTATTGAAAATTATAGTAAGCTACAAACAATTTCTGATGAGGATAAATATATTTGTTTAAATGATAATGAACTTCTTAAAAGAAGCAATCCCAATGATCCATTCTTCATAAAAGTCTATAATTATCTTATTAAAGATCCATGGAAAGCATGTGCAGAGCTTAATTCTATGAGAAAATATCTTGATGAAAAACTTGTAGACGAAGTTTATTTATACCATACTGATACTGGTAAGGGAAAATTTTGTGCAAGCATGATCGAAAAATATCTTAGTGATAACTATAATTTAAAGGTAAGTAAAATTAGAGTTGAAGGATTTGGTATAAAGGAATTTTTTGAGGATGGACTTGTGAATCTTTTAGATAAGCTTATGAGTAAGATTCATGATTTAATTGAGAATGGAAATAAAGTATACTTGAATGCCACTGGAGGATTTAAACCTGAAAATGCTATTACAGTAATAGTTGCATCATTATTAAATATAAATGAAATATATTATATTCATGAAAGATTTGCAGAACCAATTAAGCTACCAATATTACCAATAACAATAAATCCAAAGTACATTAACTTATTAAAAGAAATATATGAAAATCACAAATTATACGGATTTACAATTAAAAGTTATATTGAAGAAAAGTATGGAAGTAAAATTATAAATGAGCTTAAGAATAGAAACTTAGTAAAAGAAGAAAATGGAAAAATAATATTAAGAAAATGGACAGAGATAATGATGAAATACGTGAAACTATAA